A genome region from Methanococcoides burtonii DSM 6242 includes the following:
- the trpD gene encoding anthranilate phosphoribosyltransferase, which produces MKYYLQKLIDGHDLSMVESEAAMGQILESATDAQVGAFVMGMKMKGETSDEVAGFAKGMLNVANMIRPKVDGILVDTCGTGGDRHNTINISTAAAIVAAAAGVTVAKHGNHSFTSLSGSADVFKELGVKIDLEPDLVKSSIEDIGIGFMLAPKFHPAMKRMVGPRKELAVRTMFNILGPLTNPTGAKAQVIGVFDKDLCNLMAEVLKKLGKEHVMVFHGDGMDEISTLSETFVAELKDGIISNYTLTPEELGVARAKATDIVGGTPEENAHDLLYILNGEKGAKRDIVVVNAAAAIYVAGLAISIKDAIPLAEEAIDSRKALNKLKELVEFTSGNKVDNEAFNTGQSLRNEVC; this is translated from the coding sequence ATGAAATATTATCTACAGAAATTAATTGATGGTCATGATCTCTCCATGGTGGAATCTGAAGCTGCCATGGGACAGATACTCGAAAGTGCTACGGATGCACAGGTCGGTGCATTTGTGATGGGTATGAAAATGAAAGGTGAAACTTCTGATGAGGTGGCAGGGTTTGCAAAAGGAATGCTAAATGTTGCAAACATGATCCGTCCTAAGGTTGATGGTATACTCGTTGATACATGTGGCACGGGAGGGGATCGGCACAATACTATTAATATCTCAACAGCTGCTGCAATTGTTGCTGCGGCTGCAGGTGTGACCGTTGCAAAGCATGGGAACCACTCGTTCACATCACTTTCCGGTAGTGCAGATGTTTTCAAAGAGTTGGGTGTTAAGATCGATCTGGAACCTGATCTTGTTAAAAGTTCAATTGAGGATATTGGGATAGGGTTTATGTTGGCTCCCAAATTCCATCCTGCAATGAAACGGATGGTAGGTCCAAGAAAAGAGCTTGCTGTAAGGACAATGTTCAATATTCTCGGTCCTCTGACAAATCCAACCGGTGCAAAGGCACAGGTTATCGGGGTCTTTGACAAAGATCTTTGCAATCTTATGGCTGAGGTCCTCAAAAAACTCGGAAAGGAACATGTAATGGTCTTCCACGGGGATGGCATGGATGAGATCTCAACACTTTCTGAAACATTTGTAGCTGAACTTAAAGATGGTATCATCTCAAACTACACGCTCACTCCTGAAGAATTAGGGGTCGCAAGGGCAAAAGCTACTGATATTGTAGGTGGCACTCCTGAAGAAAATGCCCATGACCTTCTGTATATTCTCAATGGGGAAAAAGGTGCAAAACGCGATATAGTCGTTGTCAATGCTGCTGCAGCGATATATGTTGCAGGACTGGCAATCTCGATAAAGGATGCTATTCCTTTGGCGGAAGAGGCTATTGATAGCAGGAAGGCACTGAATAAGCTTAAAGAATTAGTGGAATTTACATCTGGTAATAAGGTGGATAATGAGGCATTTAACACGGGTCAAAGTCTGCGGAATGAAGTCTGCTGA
- a CDS encoding phosphoribosylanthranilate isomerase, with product MRHLTRVKVCGMKSAEDVDLSVRSGVDAVGFITDVPVDTPRKIDLQKAKELIASVPFFVDSVLVIMPGSAQEAIDMIRTAKPDVVQIHSQLDIEEMRILRDNTDVSIIRTFHVQGDVSADDLCNNINMFTSENLIDGVLLDSYVSGKVGGTGQLHDLSVSKRVVDLVDVPAILAGGLNPDNVKACVNEVIPFAVDTASGVETDGLKDVDKVAAFVNAVRCVR from the coding sequence ATGAGGCATTTAACACGGGTCAAAGTCTGCGGAATGAAGTCTGCTGAAGACGTTGATCTTTCAGTACGTTCCGGGGTGGATGCGGTTGGTTTTATAACCGATGTGCCCGTGGACACTCCTCGCAAGATAGATCTCCAAAAGGCAAAAGAGCTTATAGCTAGTGTTCCTTTTTTTGTGGATTCTGTGCTGGTAATAATGCCAGGTTCAGCGCAGGAGGCTATCGATATGATCAGGACTGCTAAACCGGATGTTGTCCAGATTCACAGTCAACTCGATATTGAGGAAATGAGGATTTTAAGGGATAATACTGATGTCAGTATAATTCGCACTTTCCATGTTCAAGGGGATGTGTCTGCTGACGATCTGTGCAATAATATAAATATGTTCACTTCAGAAAACCTTATTGATGGGGTTCTGCTGGATTCATATGTGTCAGGCAAAGTGGGAGGCACCGGTCAATTGCATGACCTTTCCGTAAGTAAGCGTGTAGTTGATCTTGTAGATGTTCCTGCCATATTGGCAGGCGGTCTGAACCCTGATAATGTTAAAGCCTGTGTGAATGAGGTCATTCCTTTTGCAGTGGATACTGCTTCGGGAGTCGAAACGGATGGACTCAAAGATGTTGATAAGGTCGCTGCTTTTGTGAATGCGGTGAGGTGTGTTAGATGA
- the trpE gene encoding anthranilate synthase component I, whose amino-acid sequence MISFDLTKEEFTDIVYGVGKPAIVQLMAKVRSDCSPLQLYTTLQKDRYSYLLESVEKEKRHARFSFVGAYPDGVVKISGRTLVLECTTDSPLISNVRQNIASECDIIEDTDGLLKAVIRDGHDVLDALRAVFPTANGTVLLNGERFDRQTFLGGAIGYNGYDIVYDCWLDAERSHNSDIPDMQFILTTKTFVFDHLTEETYIVLTPFMDIGCDAGAIYAGALHDAERMHKYLCLAGDVEQDILPPVMDAGEPVCNMGKGVFEKAVMTAKQHIIDGDIFQVVLSRRYSVRLQQSPLELYRTLREINPSPYMYLFSFDDLSIVGASPETLMTVHKKNVITNPIAGTCPRGKDKAEDAKYAAHMMADEKERAEHVMLVDLGRNDVRMVSQSGSVKVKDLMSVVKYSHVQHIESTVCGVLRPECDQFDATRAIFPAGTLSGAPKIRAMEIIDEFETSARGVYGGGVGYYSWNGDVDTAIVIRTVVINGDTAYIQAGAGIVADSDPTYEYEETERKMAAMLTAMGVKK is encoded by the coding sequence ATGATCTCGTTCGATCTTACAAAAGAGGAATTTACGGATATTGTATATGGTGTAGGAAAACCTGCTATTGTTCAGCTTATGGCTAAAGTGAGGTCAGACTGCTCTCCACTTCAGCTTTACACTACATTACAAAAGGACAGATATTCCTACCTGCTGGAATCAGTGGAAAAGGAAAAACGTCATGCTCGCTTTTCATTTGTAGGTGCTTACCCTGATGGTGTTGTTAAGATAAGTGGTCGCACCCTCGTACTGGAATGCACGACAGATTCACCATTGATCAGTAATGTACGGCAGAATATAGCTTCTGAATGTGACATTATTGAAGATACTGATGGTTTGTTAAAAGCGGTCATACGTGATGGTCATGATGTGCTTGATGCATTGAGGGCCGTGTTCCCTACTGCGAACGGGACTGTCTTGCTTAACGGCGAAAGGTTTGACAGACAGACTTTCCTTGGCGGTGCTATTGGTTACAATGGTTACGACATTGTGTATGACTGTTGGTTAGATGCTGAAAGAAGTCATAATTCAGATATTCCTGATATGCAGTTCATTCTCACAACGAAGACATTCGTTTTCGATCATCTCACAGAGGAAACGTATATTGTACTGACTCCGTTCATGGATATCGGGTGTGATGCTGGTGCTATATATGCTGGTGCTTTGCATGACGCAGAGAGAATGCATAAATACCTCTGTCTGGCAGGCGATGTCGAACAAGATATCTTGCCACCGGTAATGGATGCAGGCGAACCAGTGTGTAATATGGGCAAGGGTGTTTTCGAGAAAGCAGTGATGACTGCAAAGCAGCATATCATCGATGGTGATATTTTCCAGGTGGTCTTATCCAGAAGATATTCTGTCAGACTGCAACAGTCCCCTCTTGAACTTTATCGTACTTTAAGGGAAATAAATCCAAGTCCGTATATGTACCTTTTCAGTTTCGATGATCTTAGTATCGTGGGTGCAAGTCCTGAGACGCTTATGACCGTACATAAGAAAAATGTTATTACGAATCCTATTGCTGGGACATGTCCTCGTGGGAAGGACAAGGCTGAGGACGCGAAATATGCTGCTCATATGATGGCGGATGAGAAAGAGCGTGCAGAACATGTTATGCTTGTGGACCTTGGGAGGAACGATGTCCGTATGGTCTCTCAGTCCGGGTCGGTGAAAGTAAAGGACCTGATGAGTGTCGTGAAGTATTCTCATGTACAGCATATCGAAAGTACTGTTTGCGGGGTGTTAAGGCCAGAGTGTGATCAGTTCGATGCGACCCGTGCCATCTTTCCGGCAGGTACACTTTCAGGTGCACCTAAGATAAGGGCAATGGAAATTATCGATGAGTTCGAAACATCCGCACGTGGTGTCTATGGTGGCGGTGTCGGCTACTATTCGTGGAACGGTGATGTGGATACTGCTATCGTGATCAGGACCGTTGTTATTAATGGTGATACTGCTTATATTCAGGCGGGTGCGGGAATTGTGGCGGATTCCGATCCGACATATGAATATGAGGAAACAGAGCGTAAGATGGCTGCTATGCTTACTGCCATGGGGGTCAAAAAATGA
- a CDS encoding aminodeoxychorismate/anthranilate synthase component II — MKVLFINNRDSFVWNLVDYVSMYESDTVVVPNTISVEEVRDIKPDAIVISPGPGNPGNARDIGNCLYIIREFGVNVPILGVCLGHQSINTVYGGTIGHSPDGPVHGKASMISHDGSELFEGISGTFAAGRYHSLSIHELAKDVNVIAENDNGLIMGIKHRSYPVYGVQFHPESILTPEGLKLVGNFLKLAGMRTKD, encoded by the coding sequence ATGAAAGTGCTTTTCATTAACAATAGGGATTCTTTTGTATGGAATCTTGTTGACTATGTGTCCATGTATGAATCCGATACAGTTGTGGTGCCCAACACTATTTCTGTGGAGGAGGTCCGGGACATCAAACCTGATGCAATAGTTATCTCACCGGGTCCGGGAAATCCTGGCAATGCACGTGATATTGGAAATTGTCTTTATATCATCCGTGAGTTTGGTGTTAATGTGCCTATACTTGGTGTATGTCTTGGCCACCAGTCGATCAATACTGTTTATGGGGGTACCATCGGTCATTCTCCTGATGGTCCTGTCCATGGTAAGGCTTCAATGATCTCGCATGATGGATCTGAGCTGTTCGAAGGTATTTCTGGAACATTTGCCGCAGGAAGGTATCATTCCCTTTCTATCCATGAGCTGGCTAAGGATGTCAATGTGATAGCAGAGAATGACAATGGTCTCATAATGGGCATCAAACACAGATCTTATCCTGTTTATGGGGTGCAGTTCCATCCGGAATCCATACTGACACCTGAAGGGTTGAAATTGGTTGGTAATTTCCTGAAGTTGGCAGGTATGCGAACGAAGGATTAA
- a CDS encoding adenylate kinase family protein: protein MIIGLTGTPGTGKTSVSRLLQEHGYNMLYLTDLIKDECLYSEVDEGRDTLVADMDRVFSRVCELVGDDEGVNIIDSHMAHHIADVVIVLRTAPSDLRERLNLRDYSDAKIEENVEAECLDVILVESVEWCQKVYEIDTTGRMAEDVVSDVEEIISGVLSGNDAEVYQKYMPGSFDWSGGIL, encoded by the coding sequence ATGATAATTGGATTAACTGGAACTCCGGGTACTGGTAAAACGTCTGTTAGCAGGCTTCTTCAGGAGCATGGCTATAATATGCTTTACCTGACCGATCTGATCAAAGATGAATGCCTTTACTCTGAGGTGGATGAGGGCCGGGATACACTGGTTGCGGATATGGACCGCGTTTTTTCCCGTGTATGTGAGCTGGTCGGTGATGATGAAGGGGTGAACATTATCGATAGTCATATGGCCCATCACATTGCCGATGTGGTCATAGTTCTGCGTACTGCTCCTTCCGATCTTAGGGAACGTCTCAATCTGCGCGATTATTCTGATGCTAAGATCGAAGAGAATGTGGAGGCCGAATGTCTGGACGTTATTCTGGTGGAGTCTGTGGAATGGTGTCAGAAAGTCTATGAGATCGATACTACCGGAAGAATGGCAGAAGATGTTGTGTCTGATGTGGAAGAGATCATCTCGGGTGTTCTGTCGGGCAATGATGCCGAGGTCTATCAAAAGTATATGCCTGGTTCGTTTGACTGGAGTGGGGGGATACTCTGA